One Deltaproteobacteria bacterium DNA window includes the following coding sequences:
- the pyrR gene encoding bifunctional pyr operon transcriptional regulator/uracil phosphoribosyltransferase PyrR has protein sequence MQKTVMNIKEMDRAITRMAHEIVEANKGVGNLCLIGIRTGGVPLAERLQQRIAAIEGEIPKMGVLDITLYRDDWSRLNQHPIVRKTEIPFPVDDRTVVLVDDVLYTGRTVRAALDAIMDLGRPRKIQLAVLVDRGRRELPIRADFSGLTLQTSANEHVNVYLNEIDGKDEVLLIRDE, from the coding sequence ATGCAAAAGACCGTCATGAATATCAAGGAAATGGATCGTGCCATAACGCGCATGGCCCATGAGATCGTCGAGGCGAACAAGGGCGTGGGGAATCTCTGCCTCATCGGAATCCGTACGGGTGGAGTCCCGCTTGCAGAACGTCTCCAACAGCGTATCGCTGCCATCGAAGGGGAAATTCCCAAAATGGGGGTCCTTGACATCACCCTCTACCGGGACGACTGGAGCAGGCTCAATCAGCACCCCATCGTCCGCAAGACCGAGATCCCCTTTCCTGTTGACGACAGGACCGTTGTCCTCGTGGACGACGTACTCTACACCGGCAGGACGGTAAGGGCAGCCCTTGATGCCATCATGGACCTGGGACGTCCTCGCAAGATCCAGCTCGCGGTCCTCGTGGACCGGGGCAGGCGTGAGCTTCCTATACGGGCGGATTTTTCGGGTCTCACCCTTCAGACCTCTGCCAATGAACACGTCAACGTCTATTTGAACGAGATCGATGGCAAGGATGAAGTCCTCCTCATTCGAGACGAGTAG